A portion of the Gossypium arboreum isolate Shixiya-1 chromosome 8, ASM2569848v2, whole genome shotgun sequence genome contains these proteins:
- the LOC108465377 gene encoding UDP-glucuronate 4-epimerase 3-like, translating to MSHLDDIPSTPGKFKMEKSPFIQSRMRWHWQSSLAKLTFWSIIFFCLILIFFFRSPSSNSLLQDPYRRSLRTYNWGGPAWEKRVRSSARVRSRNGFSVLVTGAAGFVGTHVSSALKKRGDGVLGLDNFNDYYDPSLKRARQELLERSGVFIVEGDINDSALLMKLFEVVAFTHVMHLAAQAGVRYAMENPGSYVHSNIAGFVNLLEVCKSANPQPAIVWASSSSVYGLNNKVPFSEKDRTDQPASLYAATKKAGEEIAHTYNHIYGLSLTGLRFFTVYGPWGRPDMAYFFFTRDILKRKSIPIFEAANHGTVARDFTYIDDIVKGCLAALDTAEKSTGTGGKKKGPAQLRVYNLGNTSPVPVSNLVSILERLLKVKVKRNIMKLPRNGDVQFTHANISLAQRELGYKPTTDLQTGLKKFVTWYTGFYSGGKKAAG from the coding sequence ATGTCTCATCTCGACGACATTCCATCAACGCCGGGGAAATTCAAGATGGAAAAATCACCTTTCATTCAGAGTAGAATGAGGTGGCACTGGCAATCTTCACTTGCGAAGCTCACTTTTTGGTCAATTATTTTCTTCTGTTTGATTTTGATCTTCTTTTTTCGATCCCCATCTTCAAATTCCCTCCTTCAAGATCCATATCGCCGTTCTCTCCGTACTTACAATTGGGGCGGACCCGCTTGGGAAAAACGGGTCCGTTCTTCTGCCCGAGTCCGTTCCCGTAACGGTTTCTCCGTTTTAGTCACCGGAGCGGCCGGTTTCGTTGGAACCCACGTTTCATCCGCTTTGAAAAAACGCGGCGACGGCGTCCTAGGGCTCGACAATTTCAACGATTATTACGACCCGTCATTGAAAAGAGCTCGCCAAGAACTCCTTGAACGCAGTGGGGTTTTCATTGTAGAAGGCGATATCAACGATTCAGCCCTTTTAATGAAACTTTTTGAGGTCGTCGCCTTCACCCATGTTATGCATTTAGCTGCTCAAGCTGGTGTAAGGTATGCAATGGAGAACCCTGGTTCTTATGTGCATAGTAACATAGCCGGTTTTGTTAATTTACTTGAAGTATGCAAATCTGCTAATCCACAACCTGCAATTGTATGGGCTTCATCAAGTTCAGTCTATGGTCTCAATAATAAAGTCCCATTTTCTGAAAAAGATAGAACTGATCAACCTGCTAGTTTATATGCTGCTACTAAGAAAGCCGGTGAAGAGATCGCACATACTTATAATCATATATATGGATTGTCATTAACGGGTTTGAGGTTTTTCACGGTTTACGGACCGTGGGGAAGGCCGGATATGGCGTATTTCTTCTTCACTAGGGATATTTTGAAAAGGAAATCGATTCCGATATTCGAGGCTGCTAACCACGGTACGGTAGCTCGGGATTTTACCTACATTGATGACATTGTGAAAGGTTGTTTAGCTGCATTGGATACTGCTGAGAAGAGTACCGGTACCGGTGGGAAGAAGAAAGGTCCGGCTCAATTGAGAGTGTATAATTTAGGGAATACTTCGCCCGTGCCGGTTTCCAATCTCGTGAGCATCTTGGAGAGACTTTTGAAGGTTAAAGTGAAGAGAAACATTATGAAGTTGCCACGGAACGGGGACGTTCAATTTACGCATGCCAATATTAGTTTGGCTCAAAGGGAGCTTGGATATAAGCCTACAACCGATTTGCAGACCGGATTGAAGAAATTCGTGACGTGGTATACCGGTTTCTATTCCGGTGGGAAGAAAGCTGCCGGATAA
- the LOC108465376 gene encoding protein GRAVITROPIC IN THE LIGHT 1-like, whose translation MNGYEAPITPIKPPQISEMFQKFALAFKTKTFEFFADEDNHNNGSHLSDSDGFSLLDSAEDFITDQKVVVIKPDRPPNSSSSSMNNGSHRGTIDTQIAECLVSSVFAAVSSFEASYLQLQTSQVPFVEESVKAADRALVSHLQRLSDLKRFYMELRRNPSSQVASSLGSCLEAQVQENQSKLRSLETVSNRLQEEIDEKDNEVSVLRKKLAEIHWGNTKLSKKLSGNLNSACDVLLTVRVFHSVLHDACRATHKFSKILIGLMTKAGWDLDLVANSIYPDIDYAKKGHTRFAFLSYICLGMFRGFHSEGFSLIENEALCNGNKGTCSLKQLLEHVSSNPMELISKNQSCEFSRFCEKKYQDLIHPTMESSIFSNLDRNEAVLNSWRSLSVFYESFVCMASSIWTLHKLAFSFEPVVEIYQVERGLDFSMVYMEDVTKRYNLPGKTKVKVGFTVVPGFKIGRTVIQSQVYLGGPKCED comes from the coding sequence ATGAATGGCTATGAAGCTCCAATAACACCCATTAAACCCCCTCAAATCTCTGAAATGTTTCAAAAATTCGCTTTGGCTTTCAAGACCAAAACTTTCGAGTTCTTCGCCGATGAAGACAATCACAACAACGGCAGCCACCTTTCAGACTCCGATGGATTCTCCCTCCTCGACTCCGCTGAAGACTTCATCACCGACCAAAAAGTCGTCGTCATCAAGCCTGACCGACCGCCCAATTCTTCTTCTTCCTCGATGAATAACGGTTCCCACCGTGGAACCATCGACACCCAGATCGCTGAATGCTTGGTTTCTTCCGTTTTTGCTGCTGTTTCTTCCTTTGAAGCTTCCTACCTTCAGTTACAAACCTCGCAAGTGCCCTTCGTGGAGGAAAGCGTGAAAGCAGCTGATAGAGCTTTGGTTTCTCATCTCCAAAGATTGTCCGATTTGAAGCGTTTTTACATGGAATTGCGGAGGAATCCGAGTTCCCAAGTCGCGTCGTCTCTCGGGTCTTGCTTGGAAGCTCAAGTGCAAGAAAATCAAAGCAAGTTGAGGAGTTTGGAAACGGTTTCGAACCGCTTgcaagaagaaattgatgaaaaAGACAATGAAGTCTCGGTTTTGAGGAAGAAATTAGCTGAGATTCATTGGGGTAACACCAAGTTGTCCAAGAAATTATCTGGTAACCTCAATTCAGCTTGTGATGTTCTTTTAACTGTTAGGGTATTTCATTCCGTTTTGCATGATGCTTGCAGAGCAACTCATAAGTTCagtaagattttgattggtttgaTGACAAAAGCTGGGTGGGATCTTGATTTGGTTGCCAATTCGATTTATCCTGATATTGATTATGCTAAGAAAGGGCACACTAGATTTGCTTTTCTATCTTATATTTGTTTGGGGATGTTTCGTGGTTTTCATTCTGAAGGTTTCAGTTTGATTGAAAATGAAGCTCTATGTAATGGGAATAAGGGTACTTGTTCACTAAAGCAGCTACTCGAACACGTATCGAGCAACCCCATGGAGTTAATAAGTAAGAACCAAAGCTGTGAATTCTCAAGATTTTGTGAGAAGAAGTATCAAGACCTAATTCATCCCACCATGGAGTCATCTATTTTCAGCAATTTGGACCGAAATGAAGCCGTGTTGAATTCATGGCGCTCGTTGAGCGTATTCTATGAGTCATTTGTTTGCATGGCTAGTTCCATATGGACACTTCACAAGCTGGCCTTTTCATTTGAACCCGTGGTGGAGATATATCAAGTTGAAAGGGGACTCGATTTTTCGATGGTATACATGGAAGATGTCACCAAGAGATATAACTTGCCCGGCAAAACCAAGGTGAAAGTGGGGTTCACAGTGGTTCCAGGGTTCAAAATTGGAAGGACTGTGATTCAGTCACAGGTCTATCTAGGTGGGCCAAAATGTGAAGACTAG
- the LOC108465375 gene encoding histone H3.2, with product MARTKQTARKSTGGKAPRKQLATKAARKSAPATGGVKKPHRFRPGTVALREIRKYQKSTELLIRKLPFQRLVREIAQDFKTDLRFQSSAVAALQEAAEAYLVGLFEDTNLCAIHAKRVTIMPKDIQLARRIRGERA from the coding sequence ATGGCTCGTACCAAGCAAACTGCTAGGAAATCAACCGGTGGCAAGGCTCCACGTAAACAACTAGCCACGAAGGCTGCGCGGAAGTCAGCTCCGGCGACCGGAGGAGTGAAGAAGCCTCACCGTTTCAGGCCAGGAACTGTGGCTCTCAGGGAAATCAGGAAATACCAGAAGAGCACCGAGCTCTTGATCAGAAAGCTTCCATTCCAGAGGCTTGTGAGAGAAATCGCTCAAGATTTCAAGACTGATTTAAGGTTCCAAAGCAGCGCCGTTGCCGCTCTTCAAGAGGCTGCCGAGGCTTATCTCGTCGGATTGTTTGAAGATACCAATCTTTGTGCTATTCATGCTAAGAGGGTTACCATCATGCCTAAGGATATCCAGCTTGCTAGGAGGATTAGAGGCGAGAGAGCTTAG